In Cyanobium sp. WAJ14-Wanaka, a single genomic region encodes these proteins:
- a CDS encoding ABC transporter ATP-binding protein: MGSAAQTTPLRIERLSYSWPNGQSALSQCQLEIPRPGLWMLVGTNGSGKSTLLRLIAGLLEAKTGQISTPLKPALVFQNPDHQLLLPSCSSELLLSLPGGLGASERKKRLEQALQRVGLAGFQQRPIHTLSGGQKQRLAIAGALASEAGLLLLDEPTALLDPQSQREALELIYQLSHPGPQHSQPAITALWITHRLEELRRCDGAALMEHGRIGPWQNGAELAQQLATPLQGGRVER, from the coding sequence GTGGGCTCCGCAGCACAAACCACCCCCCTAAGGATTGAGCGGCTCAGCTACAGCTGGCCCAACGGCCAATCGGCTCTGAGCCAGTGCCAGCTAGAGATCCCCCGCCCGGGCCTCTGGATGCTGGTGGGCACCAACGGCAGCGGCAAAAGCACCCTGCTGCGCCTTATTGCCGGGCTGCTGGAGGCCAAAACCGGCCAAATCAGCACCCCGCTCAAGCCGGCCCTGGTGTTCCAAAACCCTGACCACCAATTACTCCTGCCCAGTTGCAGCAGTGAGCTACTGCTCAGCCTGCCCGGGGGGCTTGGGGCCAGCGAGCGCAAAAAGCGCCTGGAGCAGGCCCTGCAACGGGTTGGGCTGGCGGGCTTCCAGCAGCGGCCAATCCACACCCTCAGTGGCGGCCAGAAGCAACGGCTCGCTATCGCCGGGGCCCTGGCCAGTGAAGCGGGGCTGCTGCTCCTCGATGAACCCACGGCCCTGCTGGATCCCCAAAGCCAAAGGGAGGCCCTTGAGCTGATCTACCAGCTCAGCCATCCCGGCCCCCAGCACAGCCAACCAGCCATCACGGCCCTATGGATCACCCATCGGCTCGAGGAGCTGCGGCGCTGCGATGGCGCAGCCCTGATGGAGCACGGCCGCATCGGGCCCTGGCAAAACGGCGCAGAGCTGGCGCAGCAACTGGCCACCCCCTTGCAGGGCGGCAGGGTCGAGAGGTAG
- a CDS encoding lipid-A-disaccharide synthase-related protein: MRASLEVTPKPLLLLSNGHGEDLSGSLIGQALGAQGQRVMALPLVGHGRAYLQAGIEVLGRTRECSTGGLGYTSFGAQLREIREGQWAYLLGRLLWLRRHRSQFGLVIAVGDLLPVLGLWLSGLPGAVYLVAYSSHYEGRLRLPWPCGWLLRSKRILEIWSRDQLTALDLSSQLGRCVRFLGNPFMDGLPTLASDPSPEPRPPARQTLALLPGSRMPEALQNLLLMLRVLERLPSELQQPGRLRLRVALVSAMDQQQLAARAGRLGWQLEQPAGEGTPLLRRGSLRLELGWGSFGTILQDSDLVLASAGTASEQAVGLAKPVLQLCGPGPQFTASFAEAQRRLLGPGVCCAIGPSGDPGTLEATAELASQLLARQWADGGDWRQGLERIGAERIGPIGGSEAMAAAIMALVPITR; this comes from the coding sequence TTGAGAGCTTCCCTTGAGGTAACCCCCAAGCCCCTGCTGCTGCTCAGCAATGGCCATGGGGAGGATCTCAGCGGCTCCCTAATCGGCCAGGCCCTAGGGGCCCAGGGCCAGAGGGTGATGGCCCTACCCCTGGTGGGCCATGGCCGGGCCTATCTGCAGGCGGGCATTGAAGTGCTGGGCCGCACCCGCGAATGCAGCACCGGGGGCTTGGGTTACACCAGCTTTGGGGCCCAGCTGCGGGAGATCCGGGAGGGTCAGTGGGCCTACCTGCTGGGGCGCCTGCTTTGGCTGAGGCGCCACAGGAGCCAGTTTGGGCTGGTGATCGCCGTGGGGGATCTGCTGCCGGTGCTGGGGCTCTGGCTGAGTGGCCTGCCGGGAGCGGTGTATCTGGTGGCCTACTCCAGCCACTACGAGGGTCGCCTGCGGCTGCCCTGGCCCTGCGGCTGGCTGCTGCGCTCCAAAAGGATCCTGGAGATCTGGAGCCGGGATCAGCTCACGGCCCTCGACCTCAGCAGCCAACTGGGCCGCTGCGTGCGCTTCCTCGGCAATCCATTCATGGATGGGCTGCCAACGCTCGCAAGTGACCCCAGCCCTGAACCCAGGCCCCCTGCCCGCCAAACCCTGGCCCTACTGCCGGGCAGCCGCATGCCAGAGGCCCTGCAAAATCTGCTGCTGATGCTGCGGGTGCTGGAGCGCCTCCCTTCAGAACTGCAGCAGCCTGGACGGCTGCGGCTGCGGGTGGCGCTGGTGTCGGCCATGGATCAGCAGCAGCTGGCGGCGCGGGCCGGCCGCCTGGGCTGGCAGCTGGAGCAGCCCGCAGGAGAGGGCACCCCCTTACTGCGGCGCGGCAGCCTGCGGCTGGAGCTGGGTTGGGGGAGCTTTGGGACCATCCTGCAGGATTCAGACCTGGTGCTCGCCAGTGCGGGCACGGCCAGCGAACAGGCGGTGGGCTTGGCAAAGCCCGTGCTGCAACTCTGCGGCCCGGGCCCCCAGTTCACGGCCAGCTTCGCGGAAGCCCAGCGCAGGCTCCTGGGCCCGGGCGTTTGCTGTGCGATCGGCCCCAGCGGCGACCCTGGCACCCTCGAGGCCACAGCAGAGCTGGCCAGCCAACTGCTGGCTCGCCAATGGGCCGATGGGGGCGACTGGCGCCAGGGCCTGGAGCGCATCGGCGCCGAGCGGATTGGCCCGATCGGTGGCAGTGAGGCCATGGCGGCGGCGATCATGGCGTTAGTTCCAATCACCAGGTAG
- the zds gene encoding 9,9'-di-cis-zeta-carotene desaturase translates to MRVAIVGAGLAGLSAAVDLVEAGHQVDLYEARPFMGGKVGSWVDAEGNHIEMGLHVFFFNYANLFALMRKVGAFENLLPKDHTHLFVNKGGDLRELDFRFPIGAPFNGLKAFFTTPQLDWLDKLRNALALGTSPIVLGLVDYEAAMKVIRDLDRISFQDWFVGHGGSEQSIRRLWNPIAYALGFIDCEAISARCMLTIFMMFASKTEASKLNLLKGSPHRWLTGPILDYIQERGAKLHLRHRVSQVHFEEGENLRVTGLTLGTPEGDVQVQADCYLAACDVPGIQRLLPEAWRQHAQFDAIYKLEAVPVATVQLRYDGWVTELGDSPDATSKRHDLAHASGLDNLLYTADADFSCFADLALASPADYRKEGQGSLLQCVLTPGDPWIPKKTEEIVAATDAQVRSLFPSAQGLTLVWSNVVKLAQSLYREAPGMEPYRPDQRTPIPNFFLAGSYTKQDYIDSMEGATMSGRLAAAAILDRPVQLAANPASSTPANS, encoded by the coding sequence GTGCGCGTCGCCATCGTGGGAGCAGGGCTGGCCGGGCTGTCGGCGGCCGTGGATCTGGTGGAAGCGGGCCACCAGGTCGACCTCTATGAGGCCCGCCCCTTCATGGGCGGCAAGGTGGGCAGCTGGGTAGATGCCGAAGGCAACCACATCGAAATGGGGTTGCATGTTTTCTTCTTCAACTACGCCAATTTGTTTGCCCTGATGCGCAAGGTGGGGGCCTTCGAAAACCTGCTCCCCAAGGACCACACCCACCTGTTTGTGAATAAGGGCGGCGACCTGCGCGAGCTCGACTTTCGCTTCCCGATCGGTGCCCCCTTCAATGGCCTGAAGGCCTTTTTCACCACCCCCCAGCTCGACTGGCTCGACAAACTACGCAACGCCCTGGCCCTGGGCACCAGCCCGATCGTGCTTGGTCTGGTGGATTACGAGGCGGCCATGAAGGTGATTCGCGATCTCGATCGCATCAGCTTCCAGGATTGGTTTGTGGGCCATGGCGGCAGTGAGCAGAGCATCCGCCGCCTCTGGAATCCGATCGCCTATGCCCTCGGCTTCATTGATTGCGAGGCGATCTCCGCCCGCTGCATGCTCACCATCTTCATGATGTTTGCCTCCAAAACTGAGGCCTCCAAACTCAACCTGCTCAAGGGCTCACCGCACCGCTGGCTGACGGGCCCGATCCTCGATTACATCCAGGAGCGCGGCGCCAAGCTCCACTTGCGCCACCGGGTAAGCCAGGTGCACTTCGAGGAGGGTGAAAATCTCCGGGTTACCGGCCTCACCCTGGGCACCCCCGAGGGCGATGTGCAGGTGCAGGCGGATTGCTACCTGGCGGCCTGCGATGTGCCGGGCATTCAGCGCCTGTTGCCCGAGGCCTGGCGCCAGCATGCCCAGTTCGATGCCATCTACAAGCTAGAAGCCGTGCCGGTGGCCACCGTTCAGCTGCGCTACGACGGCTGGGTGACCGAATTGGGTGATTCCCCTGACGCCACCAGCAAGCGCCACGACCTGGCCCATGCCAGTGGCCTCGACAACCTCCTCTACACAGCCGACGCCGATTTCAGCTGCTTTGCCGACCTGGCTCTGGCCAGCCCCGCCGACTACCGCAAGGAGGGCCAAGGTTCGCTGCTGCAGTGCGTTCTAACCCCAGGCGACCCCTGGATCCCCAAGAAAACCGAGGAGATCGTGGCGGCCACCGATGCCCAGGTGCGCAGCCTGTTCCCATCGGCCCAGGGGCTCACGCTGGTCTGGAGCAATGTGGTCAAGCTGGCCCAGTCGTTGTATCGAGAAGCCCCCGGCATGGAGCCCTACCGCCCCGATCAACGCACCCCCATCCCTAACTTCTTCTTGGCCGGCAGCTACACCAAGCAGGACTACATCGACTCGATGGAGGGTGCCACGATGAGCGGTCGCCTGGCGGCGGCGGCAATTTTGGATCGTCCTGTGCAGCTGGCCGCCAATCCAGCTTCCTCAACCCCGGCTAATTCCTGA
- the psbD gene encoding photosystem II D2 protein (photosystem q(a) protein): MTIALGRQPAARGWFDILDDWLKRDRFVFVGWSGLLLFPTAYLALGGWLTGTTFVTSWYTHGIASSYLEGCNFLTAAVSTPADAMGHSLLLLWGPEAQGDFVRWCQLGGLWPFVALHGAFSLIGFMLRQFEIARLVGIRPYNAIAFSGPIAVFVSVFLMYPLGQSSWFFAPSFGVAAIFRFLLFLQGFHNWTLNPFHMMGVAGILGGALLCAIHGATVENTLFEDSDQANTFKAFEPTQEEETYSMVTANRFWSQIFGIAFSNKRWLHFFMLFVPVMGLWTSSIGIIGLALNLRAYDFVSQEIRAAEDPEFETFYTKNILLNEGLRAWMAPADQPHENFVFPEEVLPRGNAL, encoded by the coding sequence ATGACAATTGCCCTTGGGCGCCAGCCAGCAGCACGGGGATGGTTCGACATCCTTGATGACTGGCTTAAGCGCGACCGCTTCGTATTTGTGGGCTGGTCTGGCCTGCTTCTTTTCCCAACTGCCTACTTGGCATTGGGTGGATGGCTAACCGGCACCACCTTTGTTACCTCCTGGTACACCCACGGCATTGCCTCCAGCTACCTGGAGGGTTGCAACTTCCTCACCGCTGCGGTGAGCACCCCGGCTGATGCCATGGGTCACAGCCTTCTTCTCCTCTGGGGTCCTGAGGCCCAAGGCGACTTCGTGCGCTGGTGCCAACTGGGTGGCCTCTGGCCCTTCGTGGCCCTGCACGGTGCCTTCTCCCTGATCGGCTTCATGCTGCGTCAGTTCGAGATTGCTCGCCTAGTCGGCATTCGCCCCTACAACGCCATCGCCTTCTCTGGCCCGATTGCGGTGTTCGTCAGTGTTTTCCTGATGTACCCCCTGGGTCAAAGCAGCTGGTTCTTTGCCCCATCTTTTGGTGTGGCAGCAATCTTCCGCTTCCTGCTCTTCCTGCAGGGCTTCCACAACTGGACGCTGAACCCCTTCCACATGATGGGAGTGGCCGGCATCCTCGGTGGTGCCCTGCTGTGCGCCATCCACGGCGCAACGGTGGAGAACACCCTGTTTGAGGACAGCGACCAGGCCAACACCTTTAAGGCGTTTGAGCCGACCCAAGAAGAGGAGACCTATTCGATGGTCACCGCCAACCGTTTCTGGAGCCAGATCTTTGGTATCGCCTTCTCCAACAAGCGCTGGCTGCACTTCTTCATGCTGTTTGTGCCTGTGATGGGTCTTTGGACCAGCAGCATCGGCATCATTGGCCTGGCCCTCAACCTGCGTGCCTACGACTTCGTGTCGCAGGAAATCCGCGCCGCTGAGGACCCTGAGTTTGAAACCTTCTACACCAAGAACATCTTGCTGAATGAAGGTCTGCGTGCCTGGATGGCACCGGCTGACCAGCCGCATGAAAACTTCGTCTTCCCTGAAGAGGTTCTGCCCCGTGGAAACGCCCTTTGA
- the ndhO gene encoding NAD(P)H-quinone oxidoreductase subunit O — protein sequence MAETPAPAPAASAPAALKKGSLVRVSKKAYQGSLEAGVSDPTPPDYIFEGPGEILALKGEYAQLHWRMPVPDVWLRLDQLEAC from the coding sequence ATGGCCGAAACACCAGCACCCGCGCCCGCAGCCTCCGCTCCCGCCGCCCTCAAGAAGGGCAGCCTGGTGCGGGTTAGCAAAAAGGCCTACCAGGGCAGCCTGGAGGCGGGAGTCAGTGATCCCACCCCACCCGATTACATCTTTGAGGGCCCCGGCGAAATTTTGGCCTTGAAAGGTGAATACGCCCAATTGCATTGGCGGATGCCCGTGCCCGACGTGTGGCTGAGGCTAGATCAACTAGAAGCCTGTTGA
- a CDS encoding iron-sulfur cluster assembly accessory protein, which yields MTTGTATIPAPHTAKDGKGILVTEPAMKQLGNLMQQQGTNQVLRVGVRSGGCSGMSYTMDFVNHSEIQADDEQYTYEPANAPSFLVICDPKSLLYIYGMQLDFSTALIGGGFNFTNPNATQTCGCGSSFAV from the coding sequence ATGACCACCGGTACCGCCACCATTCCAGCCCCCCACACCGCCAAAGACGGTAAGGGAATCCTGGTTACGGAGCCAGCGATGAAACAGCTGGGCAACTTGATGCAGCAGCAGGGTACAAACCAGGTTTTGCGGGTGGGTGTGCGCTCCGGCGGCTGCAGCGGCATGAGCTACACCATGGATTTTGTGAATCACTCCGAAATCCAGGCCGACGACGAGCAGTACACCTACGAACCGGCCAATGCCCCCAGCTTTTTGGTGATCTGCGATCCCAAGAGCCTGCTCTACATCTATGGCATGCAGCTGGATTTCTCCACGGCCCTGATTGGGGGTGGCTTCAACTTCACCAACCCCAACGCCACCCAAACCTGCGGCTGCGGCAGTTCCTTTGCGGTGTGA
- a CDS encoding TIGR01777 family oxidoreductase, which translates to MRLLLLGCSGFVGRELVPFLLELGHSITLVSRRANPFPALASGRLSCLQLDPADPQAWQHDGLDLALAQADGVVNLAGEPIADKRWTPEHRELLLQSRLRSTANLAAAMAAMAKPPAVLVNGSAVGFYGSSQTARFTEASPAGSDYLAEICKQWEAAAAKLPPACRLVTLRIGIVLGPDGGALGKMLPVFRMGFGGPVGSGRQWMSWIHRHDLCRLIAAALEDSAYSGTYNAVGPEPTTMAAFAAALGRALGRPSLLPVPGPLLQLLLGDGAQVVLEGQQVVPERLQAQGFKFDYAELSAALAAATSPAPR; encoded by the coding sequence GTGCGCTTGCTGCTGCTGGGTTGTTCTGGCTTTGTGGGCCGCGAGTTGGTGCCCTTCCTGCTGGAGCTAGGCCACAGCATCACCCTGGTGAGCCGCCGGGCCAATCCCTTCCCGGCCCTGGCCAGTGGCCGCCTTTCCTGCCTGCAGCTTGATCCAGCCGATCCCCAAGCCTGGCAGCACGACGGCCTCGATCTGGCCCTTGCCCAGGCCGATGGGGTGGTCAACCTGGCCGGTGAGCCCATTGCCGATAAGCGCTGGACCCCAGAGCACCGCGAGCTGCTGCTCCAGAGCCGCCTGCGCAGCACCGCCAACCTGGCGGCCGCAATGGCGGCCATGGCCAAGCCCCCGGCGGTGCTGGTCAATGGCTCGGCGGTAGGTTTCTACGGCAGCAGCCAGACGGCCCGTTTCACGGAGGCAAGCCCCGCCGGCTCCGATTATCTCGCTGAGATTTGCAAGCAATGGGAGGCAGCAGCAGCCAAGTTGCCGCCGGCCTGCCGCCTGGTGACCCTGCGGATTGGCATCGTGCTCGGCCCCGATGGAGGCGCCCTGGGCAAGATGTTGCCCGTTTTTCGGATGGGTTTTGGCGGGCCCGTGGGTTCGGGCCGTCAGTGGATGAGCTGGATCCACCGCCACGATCTCTGCCGCCTGATTGCCGCCGCCCTGGAGGATTCCGCCTACAGCGGCACTTACAACGCCGTGGGCCCCGAACCCACCACCATGGCCGCCTTTGCCGCCGCCCTTGGCCGGGCTCTGGGGCGCCCAAGCCTGCTGCCGGTGCCCGGCCCGCTGCTGCAGCTGTTGCTGGGGGATGGGGCCCAGGTGGTGCTGGAGGGCCAGCAGGTGGTGCCCGAGCGCTTGCAGGCCCAAGGCTTCAAATTCGATTACGCCGAGCTCAGCGCTGCCCTCGCCGCTGCCACCAGCCCAGCACCCCGCTGA
- a CDS encoding response regulator transcription factor, which yields MKPSILLIEDDSDMRDLVAGHLEHGGFDVQRADDGIKGQALALQYSPDLILLDLMLPKVDGLTLCQRLRREERTAKIPILMITALGGTKDKVSGFNSGADDYLTKPFDLEELMVRVKALLRRSDRAPLSTKHSEILSYSCLTLVPERFEAIWFDEPVRLTHLEFELLHCLMQRHGQTVSPSLILKEVWGYEPDDDIETIRVHVRHLRTKLEPDPRKPRFIKTVYGAGYCLELPRAEQAVAS from the coding sequence ATGAAGCCCTCAATCCTGCTGATCGAAGACGACAGCGACATGCGCGATCTGGTGGCTGGCCACCTCGAGCACGGTGGCTTCGATGTGCAGCGGGCCGATGACGGCATCAAGGGCCAGGCCCTGGCCCTGCAGTACAGCCCCGACCTGATCCTGCTCGACCTGATGCTGCCCAAGGTGGATGGGCTCACCCTCTGCCAACGCCTGCGCCGCGAAGAGCGCACCGCCAAGATCCCGATCCTGATGATCACCGCCCTAGGCGGCACCAAGGACAAGGTGAGCGGCTTCAATTCCGGCGCCGACGACTACCTCACCAAACCCTTTGACCTGGAGGAGTTGATGGTGCGGGTTAAGGCCCTGCTGCGCCGCAGCGACCGGGCACCGCTCTCCACTAAGCACAGCGAAATCCTCAGCTACAGCTGCCTCACCCTCGTGCCCGAGCGGTTTGAAGCGATTTGGTTCGACGAACCGGTGCGCCTCACCCACCTGGAGTTTGAGCTGCTGCACTGCCTGATGCAGCGCCACGGCCAAACCGTGTCTCCCTCCCTGATCCTCAAGGAGGTGTGGGGCTACGAGCCCGACGACGACATCGAGACGATCCGGGTGCACGTGCGCCACCTGCGCACCAAGTTGGAGCCCGACCCCCGCAAGCCCCGCTTCATCAAGACCGTCTACGGCGCCGGCTACTGCCTGGAATTGCCCCGGGCCGAACAGGCCGTCGCCAGCTAG
- a CDS encoding DNA polymerase III subunit delta' yields the protein MGELFGDLVGQGQAVALLEAALDQQRLAPAYLFAGPEGVGRRLAALRFLEGILAGPQGDLAVRRRLQEGNHPDLLWVEPTYSDKGQLIPASQAAEQGISRRAAPQLRLEQIRDVSRFLSRRAVEAPGCMVVLDGAEAMAEAAANALLKTLEEPGEGRLILISAAPEQLLTTIRSRCQQIPFGRLSVDQLAAVLASQVCSDQEPHQADPRELIELAAGSPGALLRHRQQWQALPEGLADRLRQLGQSGGAALPALELARDLAEALDGEQQLWLLDWWQWVLWRQNGSAAATHQLKRLERLRSQLKAYVQPRLAWEVALLEIGSP from the coding sequence CTGGGAGAGCTGTTTGGCGATCTGGTGGGCCAGGGCCAGGCCGTGGCGCTTTTGGAGGCCGCCTTGGATCAGCAGCGGCTGGCCCCCGCCTACCTCTTTGCCGGCCCCGAAGGAGTGGGCCGCCGCCTCGCCGCCCTGCGCTTTTTGGAGGGGATTTTGGCTGGCCCCCAGGGGGATTTGGCCGTGCGCCGCAGGCTGCAGGAGGGCAACCATCCCGACCTGCTCTGGGTGGAGCCCACCTACAGCGACAAGGGCCAGTTGATCCCCGCTTCCCAGGCCGCTGAGCAGGGGATCTCCCGGCGGGCGGCGCCCCAGCTGCGGCTGGAGCAAATCCGTGATGTGTCGCGCTTTTTATCGCGCCGGGCGGTGGAGGCCCCCGGCTGCATGGTGGTGCTGGATGGGGCAGAAGCGATGGCGGAAGCGGCCGCCAATGCCCTGCTTAAAACCCTGGAGGAGCCAGGTGAGGGCCGCCTAATCCTGATCAGTGCAGCCCCCGAACAACTACTCACCACGATTCGCTCCCGCTGCCAGCAAATCCCCTTTGGCAGGCTTTCCGTTGACCAGCTGGCCGCAGTGCTCGCTAGCCAGGTGTGCTCCGACCAGGAGCCGCATCAAGCAGATCCCAGGGAATTGATTGAGCTGGCGGCGGGCTCCCCCGGGGCCCTGTTGCGCCATCGCCAGCAGTGGCAGGCCTTGCCAGAGGGATTGGCCGACCGGCTGCGCCAGCTGGGCCAAAGCGGTGGCGCCGCCCTGCCTGCCCTTGAGCTGGCCCGCGACCTTGCTGAGGCGCTAGATGGGGAGCAACAGCTGTGGCTGCTGGATTGGTGGCAGTGGGTGCTTTGGCGCCAAAACGGGTCCGCAGCAGCAACCCACCAGCTCAAGCGGCTGGAGCGGCTGCGTAGCCAGCTAAAGGCCTACGTTCAGCCCCGCCTGGCCTGGGAAGTGGCCCTGCTGGAGATTGGTTCGCCCTAG
- a CDS encoding iron uptake porin, whose protein sequence is MKLFKQLLVAPAALGLLAPMAANAADLNVAGVSKYAADEQVTSISQFSDVKPTDWAYQALSNLIERYGCVAGYPNGTYKGGQAMTRFEAAALLNACLDRVTETTDELKKLMTEFQKELAILKGRVDGLDARVGTLEANQFSTTTKLKGVATFVIGGVDNGTAYGVDYPTGSSTNNITFNYDVKLNLDTSFTGKDLLRTTLRSNNYQNSAFGQNGSAALETASTPSNTSADAVGINRLFYQFPVGSNWTATVGAKVRQDDMLAMWPSAYGADTILDRMTYAGAPGAYSLNLGAGAGLSYKKDGFSLSGNYVSNQLTSGNSVQSSNVLDADGSGIGSASTTTFQAGYAASNWGMAFAYTYSNAASSYALLDPNASYNSKGANNLGFSAYWQPKTTGIIPSISAGVGSTYANGDNGDSSTWQVALQWSDAFVKGNAFGMAYGDTQIGGTDQATDSFEVFYKMQVTDNISVTPAFVWINGYGGSKDSVGGLVKTTFKF, encoded by the coding sequence ATGAAACTCTTTAAGCAACTCCTGGTTGCCCCTGCTGCCCTGGGCCTTCTGGCTCCCATGGCCGCCAATGCAGCCGACCTGAACGTGGCTGGCGTCAGCAAGTACGCCGCCGACGAGCAAGTCACCAGCATCAGTCAGTTCTCTGACGTCAAGCCCACCGACTGGGCTTACCAAGCACTTTCCAACCTGATCGAGCGCTATGGCTGCGTCGCTGGTTACCCCAACGGCACCTACAAAGGTGGCCAGGCCATGACCCGCTTTGAAGCAGCCGCCCTGCTCAACGCCTGCCTCGATCGGGTCACCGAGACGACCGACGAGCTGAAGAAGCTGATGACCGAGTTCCAAAAGGAGCTCGCCATCCTCAAGGGCCGTGTTGACGGCCTGGATGCCCGCGTTGGCACCCTGGAAGCTAACCAGTTCTCCACCACCACCAAGCTGAAGGGCGTCGCCACCTTCGTGATCGGCGGTGTGGACAACGGCACTGCTTACGGTGTCGATTATCCGACTGGGTCTTCCACCAACAACATCACGTTCAACTACGACGTGAAGTTGAATCTGGACACCAGCTTCACCGGCAAAGATCTGCTCCGCACCACCCTGCGCAGCAACAACTATCAGAACAGCGCCTTCGGCCAAAACGGCAGTGCTGCCTTGGAAACAGCCTCAACCCCCAGCAACACTTCTGCTGATGCTGTCGGCATCAACCGCCTGTTCTACCAGTTCCCCGTGGGCTCCAACTGGACCGCCACCGTGGGTGCCAAGGTTCGCCAGGACGACATGCTTGCCATGTGGCCCTCTGCCTACGGCGCAGACACCATCCTTGATCGGATGACCTACGCAGGCGCACCTGGTGCCTATAGCCTCAACCTGGGCGCCGGTGCTGGCCTTTCCTATAAGAAGGATGGCTTCAGCCTCAGCGGTAACTACGTTTCTAACCAGCTGACTTCTGGCAACTCTGTCCAGTCCAGCAACGTACTTGATGCCGATGGCTCTGGTATTGGTTCAGCCTCCACTACCACTTTCCAGGCTGGCTATGCGGCTTCTAACTGGGGTATGGCCTTTGCCTACACCTACTCAAATGCAGCTTCTAGCTACGCATTGCTAGACCCCAACGCTTCTTACAACTCTAAGGGCGCTAACAACCTCGGTTTCAGCGCCTACTGGCAGCCCAAGACCACGGGTATCATCCCCTCGATCAGCGCTGGCGTGGGTTCCACCTATGCCAACGGCGACAATGGTGATTCTTCCACCTGGCAGGTCGCCCTCCAGTGGAGTGATGCATTCGTGAAAGGTAATGCCTTTGGTATGGCCTACGGCGACACCCAAATTGGTGGTACTGATCAAGCCACCGATTCCTTCGAGGTGTTCTACAAGATGCAAGTCACCGACAACATCTCGGTTACTCCTGCATTCGTTTGGATCAATGGCTACGGCGGCAGCAAGGACAGCGTTGGCGGCCTAGTCAAGACCACCTTCAAGTTCTGA
- a CDS encoding J domain-containing protein, with product MSLFDCGGTALAAADPYAVLAVSPGASAAEIKAAYRALVKQHHPDAGGDATTIIALNAAWEILRDRARRTAYDRSPAAAAPSQRVSSPPSVTAEQQALAHWFNQVYGPIDRLLAQVINPFPAQLKELAADPYDDQLMEAFCSYLEQSQQKINRVEALYAASAAPLAAKDFSLQLYHCFAQLKDALMELERYTMGYVDSYLHDGREMIREAKRFRASLQQERSRFGVSKAK from the coding sequence ATATCTTTATTTGATTGCGGAGGCACTGCCCTGGCTGCTGCCGATCCCTACGCCGTATTGGCCGTATCACCGGGCGCCAGCGCCGCTGAAATAAAGGCTGCCTACAGGGCCCTGGTTAAGCAGCACCACCCCGATGCCGGCGGTGATGCCACCACGATCATTGCCCTAAATGCCGCCTGGGAAATACTCCGCGACCGGGCACGGCGCACTGCCTACGACCGCAGCCCAGCTGCCGCCGCCCCATCGCAACGGGTCAGCAGCCCCCCTTCCGTAACGGCCGAGCAGCAGGCCCTGGCCCATTGGTTTAACCAGGTGTATGGGCCCATTGATCGGCTGCTGGCCCAGGTGATCAATCCATTCCCGGCCCAGCTCAAGGAGCTGGCTGCCGATCCCTACGACGACCAATTGATGGAGGCTTTTTGCTCCTATCTCGAGCAATCGCAGCAGAAAATTAATAGGGTTGAGGCCCTCTATGCGGCATCTGCCGCACCCCTGGCGGCTAAGGATTTTTCGTTGCAGCTATATCACTGTTTCGCCCAGCTCAAGGATGCCTTGATGGAGCTAGAGCGTTACACCATGGGCTACGTGGATTCCTACTTGCACGATGGCCGCGAGATGATCCGAGAAGCCAAGCGCTTTCGCGCTTCACTGCAGCAGGAGCGCAGTCGCTTTGGTGTATCTAAGGCTAAATAA